The following proteins come from a genomic window of Gimesia chilikensis:
- the rpsU gene encoding 30S ribosomal protein S21, with product MVKLRLRENESIQEAVKRFRKIVEHAGIKKEMRRREYYEKPSDENRRNRRRAERRARLSRLQNNQ from the coding sequence GGTTAAACTTCGGTTACGAGAAAACGAATCTATTCAGGAGGCAGTCAAACGGTTCCGCAAGATTGTTGAACACGCTGGTATCAAAAAAGAAATGCGTCGCCGTGAATACTACGAAAAGCCCAGCGATGAAAACCGAAGAAACAGACGACGTGCAGAACGGCGTGCCCGTCTCTCCCGTCTGCAGAACAATCAGTAA